Genomic window (Aquimarina sp. BL5):
AAATTAAATATATTATGAGTATAGCAAAACAAGGTGAAAAACTAATTTCACCTTGTAATTTCCTTAAAATTACGGCATACTTTAAATCAAAAAATACATACATTTGTTTGTATAACAATTGCTAAACTAAAAAGAATGCAACGAAGTCTTAAGGACTATTTGGTAATCTCCCTGAAAGGGATTGCTATGGGAGCTGCAGATGTAGTTCCAGGAGTTTCCGGAGGAACGATAGCTTTCATCTCAGGAATATACGAAGAACTAATTTCCACAATCAATACACTAGATCTTAATTTTTTCAAAGTTTGGAAAAGTGAAGGTTTTGGCAATGCCTGGAAGAAATACAACCTTTCTTTTTTGTTAGCATTGTTTATGGGAATAGCCATAAGTATCCTTTCATTAGCCAAAGCAATTAAATGGCTTTTACATAATGAACCCTTATTGCTATGGTCATTTTTCTTTGGATTAGTATTAGCAAGTATCCTGTACATTGGTAAACAAATAACCTCTTGGAACTCTAAAGTTTTTCTTAGTATCATACTTGCAGCTGTCATTTCTTATTTTGTTACTATAGCAGAACCTATAGCATCGCCAGAAAGTCTCTGGTATTTACTTTTTTGTGGGTTTATCGCGATAATAGCAATGATTTTACCCGGTGTTTCTGGAGCTTTCATTCTGTTAATACTAGGAGCATATCAAACATTCATAGGGATTCTTAATCAATTTAGAGAAGGATTAACAACCATGGATTTTGACATGTTATGGCAAGCTTTTTATAAAATAGTGATCATAGGTATTGGTGCCGTTATAGGTTTAAAATTGTTTTCTAAAGTATTAAACTGGATGTTCAATAATCATAAAAACATGACCTTAGCCTTACTTACTGGATTTATGATTGGATCTTTAAATAAAATTTGGCCTTGGAAAAAAGTAGTCTCCTGGAGAACAAACTCAGAAGGTCTTGAGGTTCCTTTTATAGAAAAAAGCATCTTACCAGCAAATTTTGACGGAGATCCCAGAATTA
Coding sequences:
- a CDS encoding DUF368 domain-containing protein, translating into MQRSLKDYLVISLKGIAMGAADVVPGVSGGTIAFISGIYEELISTINTLDLNFFKVWKSEGFGNAWKKYNLSFLLALFMGIAISILSLAKAIKWLLHNEPLLLWSFFFGLVLASILYIGKQITSWNSKVFLSIILAAVISYFVTIAEPIASPESLWYLLFCGFIAIIAMILPGVSGAFILLILGAYQTFIGILNQFREGLTTMDFDMLWQAFYKIVIIGIGAVIGLKLFSKVLNWMFNNHKNMTLALLTGFMIGSLNKIWPWKKVVSWRTNSEGLEVPFIEKSILPANFDGDPRIIWALLFVCIGFLLILILERLAIKKDN